A section of the Ruania halotolerans genome encodes:
- a CDS encoding M16 family metallopeptidase, protein MPELTVETDAGALVRRSVLPGGIRVLTEAMPGQRSVTVGAWVAVGSRDETDGHHGSTHFLEHLLFKGTPSRDAMAIASAFDAVGGEANAATGKEHTCYFARVLDADLPMAGEVILDMVTSATLDPEEFDAEREVILEEIAMNEDDPGDVAHERFATQVFGSHALGRPIGGTPETIRAVPRDAVYEHYRRTYRPSELVVTAAGNVDHDALCAQVLDGVRTGGWPLDAQAAPAPRRQVVDSTAGAGFATGPSTRVLHRTTEQANVLLGGLGLPAGDDRRFVLAVLNAILGGSMSSRLFQEIREKRGLAYAVFSFSSGFADAGMFGLYAGCAPNKVEQVLELLADQWLLLATNPVEIDELQRGIGQVCGQLVLGLEDTGSRMSRLGRTEISTGELLTVTETLDRVRAVTPEQIRDLAAELHAQPRHLTVVGPFTEHAADGAARFEKGVPHA, encoded by the coding sequence ATGCCGGAGCTGACCGTGGAGACCGACGCGGGCGCCCTGGTGCGCCGGTCGGTGCTCCCCGGCGGGATCCGGGTCCTGACCGAGGCGATGCCCGGGCAGCGTTCGGTCACCGTGGGAGCCTGGGTGGCCGTCGGCTCGCGTGACGAGACCGACGGTCATCACGGCTCCACCCACTTCCTGGAACACCTGTTGTTCAAGGGGACTCCCAGCCGGGATGCGATGGCCATCGCATCGGCTTTCGACGCCGTCGGCGGTGAGGCGAACGCCGCCACCGGCAAGGAGCACACCTGCTACTTCGCACGCGTCCTGGATGCCGACCTGCCGATGGCGGGCGAGGTGATCCTCGACATGGTCACCTCGGCCACCCTGGATCCCGAGGAGTTCGACGCTGAGCGTGAGGTGATCCTCGAAGAGATCGCGATGAACGAGGATGATCCCGGCGATGTGGCGCATGAACGGTTTGCCACGCAGGTGTTCGGCAGCCATGCGCTCGGTCGTCCGATCGGCGGGACCCCCGAGACGATCCGTGCGGTCCCTCGCGATGCCGTATACGAGCACTACCGGCGCACCTACCGGCCCAGCGAGCTGGTGGTCACGGCGGCCGGGAATGTCGACCATGATGCGCTCTGCGCTCAGGTCCTCGACGGTGTGCGGACCGGCGGGTGGCCGCTCGATGCCCAGGCAGCTCCGGCCCCCCGGCGTCAGGTGGTCGATTCCACCGCTGGTGCCGGGTTCGCCACTGGACCAAGCACCCGTGTACTGCACCGGACCACCGAGCAGGCGAACGTGCTGCTCGGCGGCCTCGGCCTGCCTGCCGGGGACGATCGCCGCTTCGTGTTGGCCGTGCTCAACGCCATCCTGGGCGGTTCGATGAGTTCGCGATTGTTCCAGGAGATCCGGGAGAAGCGCGGTCTCGCGTACGCCGTCTTCTCCTTCTCCTCCGGGTTCGCCGATGCCGGAATGTTCGGCTTGTACGCGGGCTGCGCTCCGAACAAGGTGGAGCAGGTGTTGGAACTCCTCGCGGACCAGTGGCTGCTACTCGCCACGAATCCGGTGGAGATCGACGAGTTGCAGCGAGGGATCGGCCAGGTCTGCGGCCAACTCGTGCTCGGATTGGAAGACACGGGTTCGCGGATGTCCCGGCTCGGCCGTACCGAGATCAGCACCGGTGAACTGCTCACCGTCACCGAGACTCTGGACCGGGTCCGCGCCGTGACACCGGAGCAGATCCGAGACCTTGCCGCAGAACTGCACGCGCAACCGCGCCATCTCACCGTCGTCGGGCCGTTTACTGAGCACGCCGCCGATGGTGCGGCCCGGTTTGAGAAGGGGGTCCCGCATGCCTGA
- a CDS encoding sigma-70 family RNA polymerase sigma factor, which produces MTLEPTVEDDFAAIVAPYRREIFSHCYRMMGSVHEAEDLAQETLLRAWKGYGRFNGASSVRTWIHRIATNTCLTALDSRKKRPLPSGLGAPASGPDDLVEADLMWLEPAPDAALDSRGDPGSLAEWRESVRLAFVAALQHLPPRQRAVLILRDVLAWRASEVAEATGVTEATVNSLLQRARRTIAELAPTRETVVEPESADERAVLEQFVAGFENYDVDGLVELFTDRTVWEMPPIEGWYQGADTIGALIARHCPATGPGDMVLLPTRANGQPAFGLYMREEDGVHRPFQFHVVDLDGDRIAHVVAFFDTTLFATFALPAEIDRR; this is translated from the coding sequence ATGACGCTCGAGCCCACAGTCGAGGACGACTTCGCTGCGATCGTCGCCCCCTATCGACGTGAGATCTTCTCGCATTGTTACCGCATGATGGGGTCGGTGCATGAGGCCGAGGACCTGGCTCAGGAGACGCTACTGCGCGCCTGGAAGGGGTACGGCCGGTTCAATGGCGCCTCCTCGGTGCGGACGTGGATCCACCGGATCGCCACGAATACGTGCCTGACGGCGCTGGATTCCCGGAAGAAGCGACCATTGCCGAGTGGGCTCGGCGCACCGGCGTCAGGGCCGGATGATCTGGTCGAGGCCGACCTGATGTGGCTGGAGCCCGCACCTGACGCGGCGTTGGACTCACGTGGCGATCCGGGCTCGCTGGCCGAATGGCGAGAGTCGGTCCGGCTGGCTTTCGTCGCCGCCTTGCAGCACCTGCCGCCACGCCAACGAGCCGTCCTCATCCTGCGGGACGTGCTGGCCTGGCGTGCGTCCGAGGTGGCTGAGGCCACGGGGGTGACGGAGGCAACGGTGAACAGCCTGCTGCAGCGGGCCCGCCGCACGATCGCCGAACTTGCACCCACCCGGGAGACGGTGGTCGAGCCCGAATCAGCCGACGAACGGGCCGTGCTGGAGCAATTCGTCGCGGGCTTCGAGAACTACGACGTCGATGGGCTCGTTGAGCTCTTCACTGATCGCACCGTCTGGGAGATGCCCCCGATTGAGGGCTGGTACCAGGGCGCGGACACCATTGGCGCCCTGATTGCCCGGCACTGCCCGGCCACGGGTCCTGGCGACATGGTGCTGTTGCCCACCCGCGCCAACGGGCAGCCGGCCTTCGGGTTGTATATGCGCGAGGAGGATGGCGTGCATCGCCCGTTCCAGTTCCACGTCGTCGATCTCGACGGCGATCGGATCGCCCATGTGGTGGCGTTCTTCGACACCACGCTCTTCGCGACCTTCGCTCTGCCCGCCGAGATCGACCGGCGCTGA
- the dapB gene encoding 4-hydroxy-tetrahydrodipicolinate reductase, protein MPEPGTSTRVAVLGAAGRMGSHVCDAVAGADGLDLVARLDLGDDIHALAGQADVAVDFTVPSATEANVHALIDAGVHPVVGTTGWDEPALQRVRDHLGEVSGVGALIAPNFALSAVLAMRFAAQAARYFESVEIIELHHPAKVDAPSGTAVHTAQAVAHARQGLPAAPDATETSLDGARGALVDGIPVHAVRLRGLVAHEEILLGNPGEQLTIRTDSFERSSFMPGVLLAIRTVRSRPGLTVGLDGYLDLGA, encoded by the coding sequence ATGCCTGAACCTGGCACGAGCACCCGCGTGGCGGTGCTCGGCGCGGCCGGTCGGATGGGCTCACACGTGTGCGACGCCGTCGCCGGAGCTGACGGACTGGACCTGGTGGCCCGCCTTGACCTCGGCGATGACATCCACGCCCTCGCCGGCCAGGCCGATGTGGCGGTGGATTTCACCGTTCCCTCGGCCACGGAGGCCAACGTGCACGCGCTCATCGATGCAGGTGTCCACCCGGTGGTGGGCACCACCGGGTGGGACGAACCTGCTCTGCAGCGGGTACGTGACCATCTCGGTGAGGTCTCCGGTGTCGGTGCGCTGATCGCCCCGAACTTCGCACTCTCGGCCGTTCTGGCGATGCGCTTCGCCGCCCAGGCGGCCCGGTACTTCGAATCGGTGGAGATCATCGAACTGCACCACCCGGCCAAGGTGGACGCACCGTCCGGGACCGCGGTGCACACCGCTCAGGCCGTGGCCCACGCCCGGCAAGGACTACCGGCGGCCCCCGACGCCACCGAGACGAGCCTGGACGGCGCCCGTGGCGCGTTGGTCGACGGCATCCCCGTGCATGCGGTGCGCCTTCGTGGCCTGGTGGCGCACGAAGAAATCCTGCTCGGCAATCCCGGGGAGCAGCTGACGATCCGCACCGACAGTTTCGAGCGTTCCTCGTTCATGCCTGGGGTACTGCTCGCGATCAGAACGGTGCGTTCCCGCCCTGGGCTGACCGTGGGGCTGGACGGGTATCTCGACCTCGGCGCCTGA